Within the Eleginops maclovinus isolate JMC-PN-2008 ecotype Puerto Natales chromosome 5, JC_Emac_rtc_rv5, whole genome shotgun sequence genome, the region ttttcacacacagtcacaaagtGCTTGACGACGGgctaaaaaacacaatacattgtgaaagacacaatacacaataaaaactgaataaacaataaaacacaatataaacaaacactaaaaaatgcacaaacaggaatgtctttaaatgacatttaaaagattCTACAGACTCAGCGGACCGTAGGTGTGCGGGCATAGCGTTCCATAACTTAACTTAGACAACACTCGATCACCAGAGGTTTTAAATCAAGTACGTGTGACAGACAGTAGATTTTGCATGTTTGACCTGAAAGTGCGAGATGATGAATGAGGGTGAATTAGGTCAGCCATACTGTGTATGCagtagtgttgtcacgataccaaaattattgtttcgataccgataccaagtcaagaattgcgattcCGATACTTTTTCGATACTTTTCctgaaaagggagaaacactctcaaatatcattgatgtgctttattttaaaactggggCAACATTCTTATCATAACAcactaataaatgaacatatgaacagcagatatattaaacatttgaacaaaatatgaaatatcaaaatataaaaaataaattagagcaATGACactcaaggtaaaaaaataaataaatttagcAGCATTATCTCAGTCATAAGAAACACAAGCGTTACcagtaataaacataaataacaaattaaagcaatggcattcaatttaaaaaaacaaataaaatgtagctgcattatctcttatactcacaactgagtttaaaaaaaacaaataaaatttaGCTGCAtcatctcttatactcacaactgagtttaaaaaaaacaaatacaatttagctgcagcatctcttatACTCAAAACTGAGTCTCTTAAGAGCATTAGCCCTAGAATGGCCAGCAgatattcatttcttacacttATTTAAGTTCTTGGCCAAGAACACTAGCATGTCTAAATGTTCTTCAGTCAGCCTGGAACGTCTTGGGCTACAGATATTTCCAGATGTGCTGAAGACTCGCTCTGAAGCACAACttgatgctgcaatgcaaaGATAGTTCTTTGCAAAGTGTGCCAGGATGGGCAGTTGTGCCTCATGTTGACTCCACCAGGCCAGGGGATCCTCTGCAGGGCTGATTTCTCtcaattgtttgtattcaagaaactcaacatttagTCGTCTATCTGTGGGTGTTGCAGGTGTGGGAGAATGGTGCCTCGTTTCAGAATTATCTgcccctttcttctctgtggTTATGGTGCAGAGCAAACTTTTTAAGTCTCTCTTATTCCTCTTTGGTGCAGCACCTGTTCCTCTAGGGTCCACTGGACTGTGGGGTGGAAGCTGAACGGCCTCAGATTTAAGGAGCAGCTCCCTCTTGATATCCTCCTCCATTGTTACAAAAGTATCTTTAAATCTCGGATCAAGGAACGTAGAGGTGTTTAGGGTCATCTGCAGGTTGTGGTCATCGtaccttttctcaaaatctcctctaattttgttcttcatttctatGGCCAAGGGGCGGTCGCCTTCCTCTTCTATTAGGCAGGCTTTGATTTTCCACATCAGTGGCAGGACTGATGATATggtggtttctttctctccactcagGGCATCAGTGAAGTCACTGAGTGGAGCCAAGACATCCCTCACTATTTCTATAGTGgtcatgtctgtgtctctgggcATCAGGTGCCACTTCTTCCGGTCCTCAGCCAGAACCGCAGAGacagcttgctgctgctcacaaaATCGTTCCACCATGTCATAGGTGGAACCCCATCGGGTGGGCTCATCATGGATTAATGTATGTTGTGgcagttttaaagacttttgtttgtctttgaacagtCTAGACATCTTGTTTGATCTGGAGAAGCCTGACACAGTCTTACGGAGCCTGGACAGACAGCTTGCCACACGATCAATATCT harbors:
- the LOC134865300 gene encoding E3 SUMO-protein ligase ZBED1-like: MLVCATHARVPPYGRPCFFSSRTQQEAALLLSFNKHYREMAACASDTVAAGPRLVDKDDARSEIWRYFAYLADSEGKATDMSRPVCRKCYKQLQTKGANTSNLAKHLADKHAELHKEFKDRQRSAAMGSGRATPQRQQPTQQPTLQAMFEQHNKYPRESKEVKRLNRAVAEFICLDQVPVYIVEKAGFRNLMQNLDKRYDVPSRNFFMYNEIPKMYNETRAIISAQLSHTPNTFFSCTTDLWTSRTVDTYMAVTLQFITQSWEMQSWCLGCSALYSDHTADTLKETLEEIITDSWGLDMANMAGMTTDNASNNRKAFSEYTWIPCFGHNLHLAVNKAIDIDRVASCLSRLRKTVSGFSRSNKMSRLFKDKQKSLKLPQHTLIHDEPTRWGSTYDMVERFCEQQQAVSAVLAEDRKKWHLMPRDTDMTTIEIVRDVLAPLSDFTDALSGEKETTISSVLPLMWKIKACLIEEEGDRPLAIEMKNKIRGDFEKRYDDHNLQMTLNTSTFLDPRFKDTFVTMEEDIKRELLLKSEAVQLPPHSPVDPRGTGAAPKRNKRDLKSLLCTITTEKKGADNSETRHHSPTPATPTDRRLNVEFLEYKQLREISPAEDPLAWWSQHEAQLPILAHFAKNYLCIAASSCASERVFSTSGNICSPRRSRLTEEHLDMLVFLAKNLNKCKK